A stretch of Coccidioides posadasii str. Silveira chromosome 2, complete sequence DNA encodes these proteins:
- the AIM9_6 gene encoding Phosphotransferase enzyme (EggNog:ENOG410PIY2~COG:S), giving the protein MSDHSLAKYGKFFQYTSGRWLWDEEKQLQDRFTPFNVVELQHIAAGSIGANKCVAMTKLAEGSFNKTFHLKMDNGSTAIARIPHPIAGPKYYTTASEVATMDFARTVLQIPVPQVHAWSARVDNPVGAEYIIMEEAAGTKLEDVWDNLSLEDRISIMKDLVSIENKLLSVSFSRYGNLYYSGEAVPGAVVAEVVNDTSPELKTDVKTRFSIGPVVARDFWTKERSVMDIDRGPWKLPHEYAVALARREQKWIEQHAIPKPATDQFITSTAQNSPKAHLSLLKKYLQVVPYLLPTDDPNLVASTIWHTDLHAGNLFVDKGHITSVIDWQEAWAGPVVLQGRHPRLVDYQGDIILKPPPNFKDLEPNEKAQLKKQIASSIILYLYEQQTAKLNPNLNRVLRLKLGRVRCEPISFVGDTWDDDILPLRESLINVERYVVKSVSGITISVTGMPPNSWYRHWHELGFNFACPIHFTQDELQRHAEDGEGWNEVQDFWRAVEGIVARDGWTPHSMYEEAVALFSELREIGLKNMIGKERKDFEAQTRWVESSSQSHNDGNVE; this is encoded by the exons ATGTCGGATCACAGTCTTGCCAAATATGGCAAGTTCTTCCAGTACACAAGCGGCCGCTGGCTTTGGGATGAGGAAAAGCAACTTCAGGATCGATTTACACCTTTCAATGTGGTGGAACTCCAGCATATTGCGGCTGGAAGTATTGGAGCGAACAAGTGTGTTGCCATGACAAAGTTGGCGGAAGGCTCTTTTAACAAGACCTTTCATCTTAAGATGGACAACGGGTCTACTGCCATTGCGAGAATACCTCACCCCATTGCTGGACCCAAGTACTATACCACCGCATCGGAGGTCGCGACGATGGATTTT GCCCGTACAGTACTCCAGATACCTGTCCCACAGGTTCATGCATGGAGCGCACGCGTCGATAACCCTGTTGGTGCTGAATACATCATCATGGAGGAAGCTGCAGGGACAAAGCTGGAGGATGTATGGGATAATCTTTCTCTAGAAGACAGAATTTCTATCATGAAGGATCTGGTATCGATTGAAAATAAGCTTCTTTCGGTATCTTTCAGCAG ATATGGGAATCTCTATTACTCTGGCGAGGCAGTCCCCGGGGCCGTGGTCGCTGAAGTTGTGAATGATACATCACCAGAACTTAAAACGGACGTGAAGACGCGGTTTTCCATTGGCCCTGTTGTAGCAAGAGATTTTTGGACAAAAGAACGTTCAGTGATGGATATAGATCGGGGTCCAT GGAAGCTTCCACATGAATATGCGGTAGCTTTAGCACGTCGTGAACAGAAATGGATTGAGCAACATGCAATCCCCAAGCCTGCGACTGATCAATTCATAACATCTACAGCGCAAAATTCCCCCAAAGCccatctttctcttctcaAAAAGTATCTACAGGTGGTCCCTTATCTTTTGCCCACAGACGACCCGAATCTCGTTGCATCTACAATCTGGCATACAGATCTCCATGCCGGCAACCTCTTTGTGGACAAAGGCCATATCACTAGCGTGATTGACTGGCAGGAAGCTTGGGCTGGGCCTGTAGTTCTTCAAGGCCGCCACCCACGCCTAGTTGATTACCAAGGTGATATCATTTTGAAACCACCGCCAAATTTTAAGGACCTTGAACCGAATGAGAAGGCCCAGTTGAAAAAGCAGATCGCCAGTTCCATAAttctttatctttatgaACAGCAAACGGCAAAACTCAACCCTAACCTCaacagagtactccgtttAAAGCTCGGGCGAGTGAGGTGTGAGCCTATAAGCTTTGTCGGCGACACCTGGGACGACGATATTTTGCCATTGCGCGAATCACTGATAAATGTGGAAAGGTATGTTGTAAAGTCAGTCTCCGGAATTACAATATCCGTTACGGGTATGCCTCCTAATTCCTGGTACAGACATTGGCATGAGCTAGGCTTCAACTTCGCGTGCCCAATTCACTTTACACAGGACGAGCTCCAGAGACACGCAGAGGATGGAGAAGGATGGAATGAAGTCCAAGACTTTTGGAGAGCTGTAGAAGGAATCGTCGCCCGTGATGGATGGACTCCACACAGCATGTATGAAGAGGCTGTGGCTCTTTTTTCAGAACTCAGGGAAATCGGGTTGAAGAACATGATAGGAAAGGAGAGAAAGGACTTTGAAGCACAGACGCGGTGGGTGGAGAGCTCTTCCCAGAGCCATAATGATGGAAATGTAGAATGA
- a CDS encoding uncharacterized protein (TransMembrane:1 (o146-169i)), with product MRLPNTHGAGCSSESDASRAHSAGSSSALVTLMTTNRTIVLETALCAAGSSSPPRASVAEDPISGAAAAMPAARRDITLHTQIQSVIVSGYVTQTEAQTIVTLITSTNSDGELITKTSTLPVTVAPANSLSSDDGRGDRDGTSAPIGAIVGGVIGGAALILFCAMALFIGSRRGWFKKQPPTGSGSGINERSRYEDYKPVASVPSNHLGGTSTSSPIDTPPSDPRLSMFPAQPLARRPLPEMSNVSAYYEMPVNNRG from the exons ATGCGCCTTCCAAACACCCACGGCGCTGGTTGTTCGTCCGAATCTGACGCTTCCAGAGCCCATTCTGCCG GCTCTTCAAGCGCTCTTGTCACTTTGATGACGACGAACCGAACCATTGTTCTGGAGACGGCGCTTTGTGCTGCTGGAAGCTCGAGCCCACCAAGGGCTTCTGTTGCGGAGGATCCGATTTCGGGAGCTGCTGCGGCGATGCCTGCTGCCCGAAGGGACATTACTCTGCATACGCAGATTC AATCCGTAATTGTGTCCGGCTACGTCACCCAGACCGAGGCACAGACCATTGTTACGCTGATCACCAGTACAAACAGCGACGGCGAACTAATAACAAAGACGTCGACACTTCCAGTAACTGTTGCTCCCGCCAACTCCCTTTCCAGCGACGACGGCCGCGGCGATAGAGATGGCACCAGCGCCCCAATTGGCGCCATCGTTGGCGGCGTGATCGGAGGTGCAGCGCTGATTTTATTCTGTGCAATGGCTCTCTTCATCGGTTCTCGAAGAGGCTGGTTCAAGAAACAACCACCAACCGGCAGTGGTTCCGGCATCAATGAAAGAAGCAGATACGAAGACTACAAACCGGTCGCCAGCGTGCCGTCAAATCATCTCGGTGGTACATCTACATCTTCGCCCATCGATACCCCTCCGAGCGACCCGCGGCTTTCGATGTTTCCCGCGCAGCCGCTGGCACGTCGTCCGCTGCCGGAAATGTCAAATGTGAGTGCTTATTATGAGATGCCCGTGAATAACCGGGGTTAG
- a CDS encoding uncharacterized protein (EggNog:ENOG41KOG0029~COG:Q), with protein sequence MEVGQTKSYDVIVVGAGLSGLQAAYDIQNAGLSCLVLEARDRVGGKTWTRKTKNGKLVDVGAAWINDTNQARIYEWTKRLNLDLIEQNTNGYCVMQEEDGSVGLFEYGSVPKFSPQETENMIKIRDLVESLSHATTEVHRQYDNMTFEQLVRKHGGGSTALATAKIWTRAMLGRDPFQVSAMYVLDYYKRLGGLLQARSDRKDGGQYLRIRQGKRSGILATIYDL encoded by the exons ATGGAGGTTGGGCAGACCAAATCCTACGACGTCATTGTCGTCGGTGCCGGCCTGAGTGGTCTTCAGGCTGCCTATGACATTCAAAATGCCGGCCTATCATGCCTCGTGCTCGAAGCCAGAGACCGAGTCGGTGGGAAGACGTGGACCCGGAAAACGAAGAATGGAAAACTGGTGGACGTGGGGGCGGCGTGGATCAACGATACAAACCAGGCCAGGATATATGAATGGACGAAACGCCTCAACCTGGACCTCATAGAACAAAATACGAACGGATACTGTGTGATGCAGGAGGAGGATGGGAGTGTGGGATTGTTTGAATATGGAAGCGTTCCAAAG TTCTCTCCGCAAGAGACGGAGAATATGATTAAAATTAGGGATCTGGTGGAGAGCTTGTCCCATGCTACCACTGAAGTTCACCGACAATATGACAATATGACTTTCGAGCAGCTGGTCAGGAAGCATGGCGGGGGCTCGACGGCGCTGGCCACTGCGAAGATATGGACACGAGCGATGCTGGGGCGCGATCCGTTCCAGGTGAGCGCCATGTATGTCCTCGACTACTACAAACGACTCGGGGGTCTTTTGCAGGCGCGATCTGACCGGAAGGACGGAGGCCAGTATCTTCGCATCAGACAaggtaaaagatctggtATTCTAGCAACTATatatgacttgtaa
- a CDS encoding uncharacterized protein (EggNog:ENOG410PM4D~COG:M): MKFGQNFHRHQIPEWAPYYARYNHIKALIKASQPGGSPSQEESYEYLESDINVFKTFHQLLYSFLEHQERALCSTYGLRFPVLTIPDLASLHECEPRHILESILELQADLARLQWYDRVNGEALSRLCDKLEKINGGNSPRRLLVDVQPTFDAQCNSDGERLRSLEKDISRSLRDRKAQAPLRSLFLSKAKFPFAIYPEHVLTAIVGDRDTVLSELLAQYSTRDRIEYSEMLELLMQFCTVSQSRKCFEILITELGSKGPFMINSGFLNRYIASLGRGRISKSRIDEQASDNGIRGDADNSLCLIMRDMIESGQIEKSCLRIVDFRGRLPLHYAAIHGIYPFAMVLLPDTPLHIEEALLLKDCEGHTPLNLAVIYGHTAIVKLFLQALKITNQADQKIKDTLAHLLGDILLIALKCQHDHIVSLLSWAQSHVDCHSNQGKTALHVAVQIGRTDYVKIILQAMSHSMASIDVAETTRGWTPLILACIMGHLEIVEILLQAKASHTMVDRRGWTAKEHAAFRGHLHIANLLPTHESLGPFGGPSNLQPDTVSSSFMTKGDESCLVLNLGPMQTNTQMAAVALNFDPTSHPESFSIEVSLPGGPSYLLQLPILDDASNPLLFPVGKSATPQIIFKLFRGVGTGGQKGPLVGGGTALLENACPSCTPDRESLIRTRSISIMSKNTLDFIGTVSFTYVIAKPYASTGRPPAQLIPISNSVQLVGHRGFGQNTAERDYLQLGENTVESCLSAKTMGASLVEVTRDLVPIIYHDFSLSESGTDVPIHDVSLNQFLYSGKSALLDDLVRSLPNDRACQRNPRSQSLTRYDDKFASANYRLQHTVDFMKKGFKPNSQGTSIQSPFATLEDLLIKLPKDLGFVIELKYPRPHEAADASVAPVAIEVNAFIDVILDKIHRFGAGRNIVLASFTPEICILLSRKARGYPIMFITNAGKRPITDMEKRGASLQVAIQFARQWNFTGVVLAAETFLLCPRLIQYVQRSGLLCASYGLVNNVPENAKVQVDAGIDMLIVDRVGLIAKALASTQEVVNRN, from the exons ATGAAGTTTGGCCAGAACTTCCATCGCCATCAAATTCCGGAATGGGCCCCGTATTATGCCCGCTACAACCACATCAAGGCTCTGATCAAGGCATCTCAGCCGGGAGGCAGCCCTAGCCAAGAAG AGAGCTATGAGTATCTCGAAAGTGATATTAATGTCTTCAAAACGTTCCACCAGCTTCTATACAGCTTTCTAGAACACCAGGAGAGAGCACTCTGCTCAACATACGGTTTGCGATTTCCAGTTTTGACAATCCCGGACCTCGCATCGTTGCATGAATGTGAACCCCGCCATATCCTTGAATCCATTCTCGAGCTTCAAGCGGATTTAGCGAGGCTACAATGGTACGATAGAGTCAATGGAGAAGCTTTGTCTAGACTGTGCGACAAGCTTGAGAAGATCAACGGAGGCAATAGCCCGAGGAGGCTGTTAGTGGATGTCCAACCTACTTTTGACGCCCAGTGCAACAGTGATGGCGAAAGATTAAGAAGCTTGGAGAAAGATATCTCTCGTTCTCTTCGTGACCGGAAGGCGCAGGCTCCTCTGCGATCGCTCTTTCTCTCGAAAGCCAAGTTTCCCTTCGCAATTTATCCCGAACATGTTCTCACAGCAATTGTGGGCGATCGGGATACGGTCCTATCAGAGCTCCTAGCCCAATATTCAACAAGAGATCGCATAGAGTATTCTGAAATGCTGGAGCTGTTGATGCAGTTTTGCACAGTTTCTCAATCTAGAAAATGCTTTGAAATATTGATCACTGAACTCGGGAGCAAAGGCCCCTTCATGATTAATTCTGGATTTCTAAACCGCTACATAGCTAGCCTTGGTCGAGGGAGAATATCCAAAAGCCGTATTGATGAGCAGGCATCTGATAATGGTATACGAGGCGACGCGGACAACTCCTTATGTTTAATCATGCGTGATATGATTGAATCGGGTCAAATTGAAAAAAGTTGTCTACGAATCGTTGATTTTCGAGGGCGTCTTCCGCTTCATTATGCCGCTATCCATGGCATATATCCATTTGCCATGGTTCTTTTGCCTGACACCCCATTACATATTGAAGAGGCGTTACTTCTGAAGGATTGCGAGGGTCACACACCCCTGAACCTGGCCGTGATCTACGGCCATACAGCAATCGTCAAATTGTTTCTACAAGCGCTCAAAATTACCAATCAAGCGGATCAAAAAATAAAGGACACTCTGGCTCACCTGTTGGGTGACATCCTTCTAATCGCCCTCAAGTGCCAACACGATCACATAGTCTCTTTATTATCCTGGGCACAATCACACGTGGATTGCCATTCTAACCAGGGGAAAACCGCTCTTCATGTCGCCGTTCAGATCGGCCGAACAGACTATGTGAAGATAATCCTTCAAGCAATGTCCCACTCGATGGCCAGCATCGATGTAGCCGAAACCACACGCGGCTGGACACCACTCATTCTGGCTTGCATAATGGGTCACCTCGAAATAGTCGAGATCTTGCTACAGGCAAAGGCAAGCCATACGATGGTCGACCGTCGTGGTTGGACTGCAAAAGAACATGCGGCTTTTCGAGGTCATCTCCATATAGCCAATCTGCTCCCAACGCACGAAAGTTTAGGTCCATTTGGCGGGCCTAGCAATTTACAACCAGACACTGTGAGCTCCAGCTTTATGACCAAAGGTGATGAAAGCTGTCTAGTCCTGAATCTTGGTCCAATGCAAACGAACACGCAAATGGCAGCCGTTGCGCTTAACTTTGATCCAACATCACATCCCGAAAGCTTTTCGATCGAAGTTTCTTTACCGGGTGGTCCAAGCTATTTACTTCAATTGCCCATACTGGACGACGCGAGTAACCCATTGCTATTCCCAGTAGGAAAATCAGCTACACCTCAAATCATATTCAAACTTTTCCGCGGTGTTGGCACAGGCGGTCAAAAGGGTCCTCTTGTTGGAGGTGGCACTGCTCTTCTAGAGAACGCCTGCCCTTCCTGCACTCCTGATCGTGAATCCCTAATAAGAACACGTAGCATTTCCATCATGTCCAAGAATACATTAGACTTTATAGGCACCGTCTCGTTCACGTATGTTATAGCAAAGCCCTACGCCAGCACCGGTCGCCCACCAGCGCAGCTCATACCAATATCAAACTCCGTACAGCTCGTGGGCCACAGAG GCTTCGGCCAGAACACAGCAGAGCGGGACTATCTTCAGCTAGGGGAGAATACAGTTGAA TCCTGTCTTTCAGCGAAAACAATGGGCGCCTCATTGGTGGAA GTAACAAGAGACCTGGTCCCGATCATTTATCATGATTTCTCCCTGAGCGAGTCAGGAACGGATGTGCCGATCCATGATGTGAGCCTAAATCAG TTTCTCTATTCCGGTAAATCTGCACTTCTAGATGACTTGGTCCGGAGCTTGCCGAATGATCGAGCATGCCAACGAAATCCTCGCTCACAATCGTTGACGAGATACGACGATAAATTTGCCAGCGCCAATTATAGACTACAGCACACCGTAGACTTTATGAAGAAAGGGTTTAAGCCTAACAGCCAGGGAACTTCCATACAGAGTCCGTTTGCGACACTGGAAGACCTACTTATTAAGTTGCCCAAGGATCTTGGGTTTGTTATTGAGCTAA AGTATCCTAGACCGCACGAAGCTGCAGATGCCAGTGTTGCACCTGTTGCAATTGAGGTAAACGCATTCATCGATGTAATCCTCGACAAAATCCACCGTTTCGGCGCCGGGAGAAATATTGTTCTGGCGTCATTTACCCCTGAAATTTGCATTCTTCTATCGCGTAAGGCTAGGGGGTATCCGATCATGTTTATTACCAATGCTGGCAAACGTCCCATAACAGATATGGAGAAGCGTGGAGCCAGTCTCCAGGTCGCTATTCAATTCGCAAGGCAGTGGAACTTTACCGGTGTCGTTCTCGCCGCAGAGACCTTTTTATTGTGTCCGCGTCTCATTCAATACGTACAAAGGTCTGGGCTTCTCTGCGCTTCATACGGACTAGTGAATAATGTGCCGGAAAACGCAAAG GTACAAGTTGATGCTGGAATTGACATGCTCATTGTCGATCGTGTTGGCCTAATTGCGAAAGCACTAGCTTCCACTCAAGAGGTGGTGAACAGGAATTAG